A part of Sinorhizobium chiapasense genomic DNA contains:
- a CDS encoding ATP-binding protein, whose protein sequence is MRLQQLDLVRYGKFTARSLDFGNAKPGQPDFHLVYGPNEAGKSTLFSGFLDLLFGIERLSPYGFLHPYQTMRVGGIVETAGRRHHAYRVKRNANSLIGPDEQPLPENLFSAALGSIDRATYRMMFSLDDDSIEEGGESILKSEGELGSLLFSASSGLPDSSTVLATLRAEADAFYRPQGRKHELAELRGALDTLKAERNAIDINAREYASLRKTVASARERHDGATAQRAELRVARDRTRAELDCMPLLGRLRGVREDLARREALPLPPSQWWSDLPTLRKTETEIAARFSQLNEELRRRREELEGLPLDELALALAERFDMLRETALDARYLTAARDMPSRIEELAVTSAGIEACLVRLGQKGHPDPAALLLPAAAGARLQDLVRRHATLAERFSSAREEAGKANREWQEADRDLARLDGSRRDLSHLAERLRLARQSDCLLRQQAASREIDRLEGELVDKLDGLRPFEGSADELAAVCVPAPGVVEAWRAEAALQAERRLRLDARIADESERQAGDEARFAVLNSFGGAVDDAAASELRQRRDLAWQEHRLHLDDVTAGAFETLLKEDDRAIAFRLGQAERVAELRGLTCMITERRARLRELDEQRRVAVSERRELDAAVGRAASACGLPSVTLLPQLEAWLATRAAALEIRAALRATRLQHERAVSEEATTVRALQDELAGVGASENLPVRLDGLLAAAERVVSEAQTAAAAHRAAAEQHRRASESLENREITLEIAEAEMAAWQREWHEALRGTWLAGQIEQPNPQEPSPQEIGPMLAVLQDFDKLMQRKADLDHRIAGMRKDQIAFAEAVSNLAEAFGLRERTDDPLMLFTALHDRIGLAHQQQERRGAAIVSIERMEDDLQRLQAEERRHICAKQVVLDFFGCLTLDEAGACLDAVREQERLRQRLAELEDDLVTRLDVGTCDEAEAMLAAVDETALRHELARLEGAIDAADRDVSELHAEVWTREKALADVEGGDGVAALEQRRRTLLLDIENKAVGYLRLKAGLIAAEQALRLFRERHRSAMMQRASRMFMQISGGEYSGLSTHADKGQEFLIANVASGGSKLAGDLSKGTRFQLYLALRIAGYHEVAAAREALPFIADDIMETFDDDRAGRAFELMAEMARVGQVIYLTHHEHLCDVARDACPSVTIHRL, encoded by the coding sequence ATGCGGCTTCAGCAACTCGATCTGGTGCGTTACGGAAAGTTCACCGCGCGCAGCCTCGATTTCGGTAATGCCAAACCCGGGCAACCGGACTTTCATCTGGTTTACGGTCCGAACGAGGCCGGCAAGTCGACCTTGTTTTCCGGTTTCCTCGATCTGCTTTTCGGGATCGAGCGCCTCAGCCCCTATGGTTTCCTGCACCCCTATCAGACGATGCGCGTCGGAGGCATCGTGGAAACCGCCGGCCGGCGACATCACGCCTATCGCGTCAAGCGCAACGCAAACAGCTTGATTGGCCCCGACGAGCAGCCGCTGCCGGAAAATCTCTTTTCGGCCGCCCTCGGCTCTATCGATCGCGCAACCTATCGCATGATGTTTTCGCTGGACGATGACAGCATCGAAGAGGGCGGGGAGAGCATTCTGAAGAGCGAGGGCGAGCTTGGTTCGCTGTTGTTTTCGGCGAGTTCCGGCCTGCCGGACAGCAGTACCGTATTGGCGACCTTGCGCGCCGAGGCAGATGCCTTCTACAGGCCGCAAGGACGCAAGCACGAACTCGCCGAACTTAGGGGGGCGCTCGACACGCTGAAGGCCGAGCGCAACGCGATCGATATCAACGCCCGCGAATACGCGTCGCTTCGCAAGACGGTGGCAAGTGCCCGTGAGCGCCATGACGGCGCGACAGCGCAGCGCGCGGAACTGCGCGTTGCACGGGACCGGACACGCGCTGAGCTCGACTGCATGCCACTTCTCGGTCGGCTTCGCGGCGTGCGAGAAGATCTCGCCCGCCGAGAAGCTCTGCCGCTGCCGCCTTCGCAATGGTGGAGCGACCTACCGACGCTCCGCAAAACGGAAACGGAAATCGCCGCCCGGTTTTCGCAACTGAACGAAGAGTTGCGCCGCCGACGCGAAGAACTGGAAGGCCTGCCTCTGGACGAGCTGGCGCTGGCGCTTGCTGAGCGGTTCGATATGCTCCGCGAAACTGCGCTCGATGCGCGCTATCTTACGGCAGCGCGCGACATGCCGTCTCGTATCGAGGAGCTTGCCGTTACGTCAGCCGGTATCGAGGCCTGTCTTGTCCGCCTCGGTCAAAAAGGCCATCCCGATCCTGCCGCCCTCCTTCTGCCTGCGGCAGCCGGCGCCCGGCTGCAGGATCTCGTGCGGCGTCACGCGACGCTCGCCGAGAGGTTTTCGTCCGCGCGCGAGGAGGCGGGGAAAGCGAACCGTGAGTGGCAGGAGGCTGACCGGGATCTCGCCCGGCTCGATGGAAGCAGGAGAGACCTCAGCCATCTCGCGGAACGCCTGCGGCTGGCGCGACAGAGCGACTGCCTGCTTCGACAACAGGCAGCAAGCCGGGAAATCGATCGGCTGGAGGGGGAACTTGTCGACAAGCTCGATGGGTTGCGACCGTTTGAGGGAAGCGCCGACGAGCTTGCGGCGGTCTGTGTCCCGGCGCCTGGTGTGGTCGAGGCTTGGCGGGCGGAAGCGGCATTGCAGGCAGAACGGCGACTGCGTCTCGATGCCAGGATTGCAGACGAAAGCGAACGCCAGGCTGGAGACGAAGCCCGTTTTGCGGTGCTCAACTCTTTCGGCGGCGCCGTGGACGACGCGGCTGCAAGTGAGCTGCGCCAGCGGCGCGATCTTGCCTGGCAGGAGCATCGGCTCCATCTGGATGACGTCACTGCGGGAGCCTTCGAGACGCTGCTGAAGGAGGACGACCGAGCAATCGCGTTCCGGCTCGGACAGGCGGAACGGGTCGCGGAGTTGCGCGGCCTGACATGCATGATTACCGAACGTCGCGCCCGCCTGCGCGAGCTTGACGAGCAAAGACGCGTGGCGGTCAGCGAACGCCGGGAATTGGACGCGGCGGTGGGGCGGGCCGCCAGCGCTTGCGGTTTACCCAGCGTCACGCTGTTGCCGCAACTGGAAGCCTGGTTGGCGACACGTGCCGCCGCGCTCGAAATCCGGGCGGCTTTGCGCGCGACGCGTCTGCAGCACGAGCGGGCGGTGAGCGAAGAAGCGACAACGGTTCGCGCACTGCAGGACGAGCTTGCAGGCGTTGGAGCGAGCGAGAACTTGCCGGTGCGTCTCGATGGCTTGCTCGCCGCCGCGGAGCGTGTCGTCTCCGAGGCGCAGACGGCTGCCGCCGCCCATCGTGCCGCTGCTGAACAGCATCGCCGAGCCTCGGAATCGCTGGAAAACCGGGAGATTACGCTCGAGATCGCAGAGGCTGAAATGGCCGCCTGGCAGCGTGAATGGCACGAGGCGCTTAGAGGGACCTGGCTCGCAGGACAAATCGAGCAGCCAAATCCACAGGAGCCAAGTCCACAAGAGATTGGGCCGATGCTTGCAGTCCTGCAGGACTTCGACAAGCTGATGCAGCGCAAAGCCGATCTCGATCACCGAATCGCGGGCATGCGCAAGGACCAGATCGCGTTCGCTGAGGCGGTTTCAAATCTGGCTGAAGCATTCGGGTTGCGGGAGCGCACCGATGATCCCCTGATGCTCTTTACCGCCTTGCACGACCGGATCGGTCTCGCTCATCAGCAGCAAGAGCGCCGCGGGGCGGCGATCGTCAGCATCGAGCGAATGGAAGACGACCTGCAAAGGCTGCAAGCGGAAGAGCGGCGCCATATCTGCGCGAAGCAGGTCGTGCTCGATTTCTTCGGCTGCCTCACGCTTGACGAAGCCGGCGCTTGCCTTGACGCAGTGCGCGAGCAGGAGAGGTTGCGGCAAAGGCTCGCCGAACTCGAGGACGATCTTGTCACGCGGCTCGACGTCGGTACCTGTGACGAGGCCGAGGCGATGCTGGCAGCGGTTGACGAGACGGCCCTGCGGCACGAACTCGCCAGGTTGGAAGGAGCGATTGACGCTGCTGACCGCGATGTCAGCGAATTGCACGCGGAGGTATGGACGCGGGAAAAGGCGCTTGCAGATGTCGAAGGCGGGGACGGGGTCGCTGCATTGGAGCAGCGGCGCCGAACGCTGCTTCTCGACATCGAAAACAAGGCGGTCGGTTATTTGCGATTGAAGGCAGGGCTGATTGCGGCGGAGCAGGCGCTACGGCTGTTTCGCGAACGCCACCGCAGCGCCATGATGCAACGGGCGTCTCGGATGTTCATGCAGATCAGCGGCGGCGAATATTCCGGTCTCTCCACGCATGCGGACAAGGGGCAGGAGTTCCTGATCGCCAATGTCGCCTCGGGCGGTTCGAAGCTCGCCGGCGATCTTTCGAAGGGCACGCGGTTCCAGCTCTATCTCGCTCTTCGAATCGCCGGCTACCACGAGGTTGCTGCCGCCCGGGAGGCGCTGCCGTTTATCGCCGACGACATCATGGAAACATTCGACGACGATCGCGCCGGTCGTGCGTTTGAATTGATGGCGGAGATGGCACGCGTCGGACAGGTGATCTATCTTACGCATCACGAGCACCTTTGCGATGTCGCGCGGGACGCTTGCCCGTCGGTAACCATTCACAGGCTGTAG
- a CDS encoding esterase-like activity of phytase family protein, producing MKTFSITTALAAALAASTASAVHADQVFNRIASFAVADNLPEGADRKAATSAEIITASEDGNTLIYSDSPGKRIGFIDITDAKAPKAGGIVSFDGEPTSVAVAGAKALVAVNTRESFTKPSGLIAVVDLATKKIDTTCDLGGQPDSVAVNKDKTLAAIAIENERDEDVNDGKIPQMPAGDIVILSLKDGVADCSSIKHVALTGLAEIAGEDPEPEFVAFNGKDEIALTLQENNHLVIIDGKSASVKAHFSAGTVDLKNIDTKRDGAISFTGEQAGVKREPDAVKWLDDNRLVVANEGDYEGGARGFTIFDTTGKVLFESGAALEHAIAAIGHHPEKRSSAKGAEPEGMELAQYGEDRLFFVLTERASIVGVYKDTGAEPELLQLLPSGIGPEGAVAIPGRNLFATANETDLVEDGGARAHVMIYERGEGEPAYPQIRSAEKDGLPIGFGALSGLAAVAEKPGFLRAVSDSVFSSQPTIFTIDATQKPTLITEALRVTRDGAPAQKLDIEGVANDGEGGFWLASEGDADKLYSHALLHVNKKGEIKQEIAIPAELRASETRSGFEGIATVGEGDNQVLWMVVQREWKDDEKGFVKLVSYKPASKEWGAVRYPLDKSEEGWVGLSEIAVHGDYAYVIERDNLIGQAAKLKKLYRIALADLKPAALGGELPIVKKEEVRDLIPELKALNGYVVDKVEGFTVDAAGNGYVVTDNDGVDDSSGETLFFSIGAIDAM from the coding sequence ATGAAGACATTTTCAATCACCACAGCATTGGCGGCAGCGCTCGCCGCATCGACGGCATCTGCCGTCCACGCAGACCAGGTTTTCAACCGCATCGCATCCTTTGCCGTCGCGGATAATCTTCCGGAAGGTGCGGATCGCAAAGCCGCGACCTCGGCCGAAATCATAACGGCAAGCGAAGACGGCAACACGCTCATCTATTCCGACAGTCCCGGAAAGCGCATCGGCTTCATCGACATCACCGATGCTAAGGCACCGAAGGCAGGCGGCATCGTATCTTTCGATGGCGAGCCGACGTCCGTTGCAGTCGCTGGCGCGAAGGCGCTTGTTGCCGTCAATACGCGCGAAAGCTTCACCAAGCCCTCCGGCCTCATCGCTGTCGTCGACCTTGCGACGAAGAAGATCGACACGACCTGCGACCTTGGCGGACAGCCGGACTCGGTTGCGGTCAACAAGGACAAGACGCTTGCCGCAATCGCGATCGAGAACGAGCGTGACGAGGACGTGAACGACGGCAAGATTCCGCAGATGCCGGCCGGCGATATCGTCATCCTCTCTCTGAAGGACGGCGTCGCGGATTGCTCGAGCATCAAGCATGTGGCGCTGACCGGTCTCGCCGAGATAGCCGGCGAAGATCCGGAGCCGGAATTCGTCGCCTTCAACGGCAAGGACGAAATCGCCCTGACGCTGCAGGAAAACAATCACCTCGTCATCATCGACGGCAAGTCCGCGAGCGTAAAGGCGCATTTCTCCGCAGGCACCGTCGATCTCAAGAACATCGACACCAAGCGTGACGGCGCCATCTCGTTCACCGGCGAGCAGGCCGGCGTAAAGCGGGAACCGGATGCCGTGAAGTGGCTCGACGACAACCGCCTGGTTGTTGCCAACGAGGGCGACTACGAAGGCGGCGCGCGCGGCTTCACCATCTTCGATACGACCGGCAAGGTACTGTTCGAATCCGGTGCAGCCCTCGAACATGCGATCGCGGCGATCGGCCACCACCCCGAGAAGCGGTCGTCGGCAAAGGGTGCCGAGCCGGAAGGCATGGAACTGGCGCAATACGGCGAAGACAGGCTCTTCTTCGTGCTCACCGAGCGCGCCTCGATCGTCGGCGTCTACAAGGACACCGGCGCCGAGCCGGAACTGCTGCAACTCCTGCCGTCTGGGATTGGACCCGAGGGCGCCGTTGCCATCCCGGGTCGCAATCTGTTTGCGACCGCCAACGAGACTGACCTCGTCGAGGACGGCGGTGCGCGGGCACACGTGATGATCTATGAACGTGGGGAGGGCGAGCCGGCCTATCCGCAGATCCGCTCGGCGGAGAAGGACGGCCTGCCGATCGGCTTCGGGGCGCTCTCCGGTCTCGCGGCTGTTGCAGAGAAGCCGGGTTTCTTGCGCGCTGTCAGCGACTCCGTATTTTCGTCGCAGCCGACGATCTTTACGATCGATGCCACGCAGAAGCCCACTCTGATCACGGAAGCGCTACGGGTCACCCGCGACGGCGCTCCCGCGCAGAAGCTCGACATCGAAGGCGTCGCCAATGATGGCGAAGGCGGCTTCTGGCTCGCCTCCGAAGGTGATGCGGACAAGCTCTACAGCCATGCGCTCTTGCACGTGAACAAGAAGGGCGAGATCAAGCAAGAAATCGCGATCCCGGCAGAGCTGCGTGCAAGCGAGACCCGTTCTGGCTTCGAGGGTATCGCGACGGTGGGCGAAGGGGACAACCAAGTCCTTTGGATGGTGGTCCAGCGTGAATGGAAGGATGACGAGAAGGGCTTTGTCAAGCTCGTCTCCTACAAGCCGGCGAGCAAGGAGTGGGGCGCCGTGCGCTATCCGCTCGACAAATCGGAAGAAGGCTGGGTCGGCCTTTCGGAAATCGCCGTCCACGGCGACTATGCCTATGTTATCGAGCGCGACAACCTGATCGGGCAAGCGGCCAAGCTGAAGAAGCTCTACCGCATCGCGCTTGCCGACCTGAAGCCGGCTGCACTCGGCGGCGAGCTGCCGATCGTCAAGAAGGAAGAGGTGCGCGACCTCATTCCGGAGCTCAAGGCGCTGAACGGCTACGTCGTCGACAAGGTCGAGGGCTTTACCGTCGACGCGGCAGGAAACGGTTATGTCGTGACGGACAACGATGGCGTCGACGACTCCTCCGGCGAAACCCTGTTCTTCTCCATCGGCGCCATCGACGCGATGTAA
- a CDS encoding metallophosphoesterase family protein, whose product MPFRFVHTADLHLDSPLRSLALRNGELADLVRGATRSALASIVDLCLAESVDALLIAGDLYDGSQTSMNTALFLAGELRRLDEAGIRTFVIRGNHDAQSQVTRELTLPPSVHVFQGRSKPVLAKMLASGRTVHIHGVSFANPHAPESLLPSFHPPIADAINIGMLHTSLSGSQGHDRYAPCSVADLQRHGFDYWALGHVHQRQVHSEQPFIVMPGMPQGRDINEAGAKGVTVASIDDNGRVEIEERPIGVAVFERLSVDVTGAVEWRDVLDLATRAVTRLRHEISAQNLILRLSLAGTSPLAWRLRRDADLLQTELTNISAGLSGCWVEKIDLLCREPRVQDDRPSREPVEELASLVENDVLPAFGFREEIRTVAEELLQQLPPELRQTLARDEGALEELVMNAGLMGSADVLAHLHGAAAKGGD is encoded by the coding sequence ATGCCCTTCCGCTTCGTCCACACAGCAGATCTCCACCTCGATTCACCCTTGCGCAGCCTGGCTCTCAGAAATGGGGAACTCGCCGACCTCGTGCGCGGAGCAACCCGCAGCGCATTGGCAAGCATCGTCGATCTATGCCTCGCCGAAAGCGTCGACGCGCTGCTGATTGCCGGCGACCTCTATGATGGTAGCCAGACTTCCATGAACACCGCGCTTTTCCTCGCCGGTGAATTGCGTCGTCTGGACGAGGCCGGGATCCGGACATTCGTCATTCGCGGCAACCACGACGCTCAGTCCCAGGTGACGCGTGAGTTGACCTTGCCACCGTCGGTTCACGTCTTCCAGGGGCGAAGCAAGCCGGTGCTTGCCAAGATGCTGGCAAGCGGCAGAACGGTTCACATTCACGGGGTGAGCTTCGCCAATCCGCATGCACCCGAGAGCCTCCTGCCGTCATTTCATCCGCCGATCGCCGACGCGATCAACATCGGCATGCTGCACACGAGCCTTTCCGGCTCGCAGGGCCATGATCGCTACGCGCCCTGCAGCGTCGCCGATCTCCAGCGGCACGGTTTCGACTATTGGGCGCTCGGCCATGTCCACCAGCGCCAGGTGCACAGCGAACAGCCCTTCATCGTCATGCCGGGCATGCCGCAGGGCCGCGACATCAACGAGGCGGGTGCCAAGGGCGTGACCGTCGCCTCGATCGACGATAACGGCCGCGTGGAGATAGAGGAGCGGCCGATCGGCGTGGCCGTGTTCGAGCGGCTATCCGTGGATGTCACGGGCGCGGTGGAGTGGCGCGATGTACTGGATCTGGCGACCCGTGCAGTCACTCGCCTTCGGCATGAGATATCGGCGCAGAATCTCATCCTGCGCCTATCGTTGGCGGGGACCTCTCCGCTTGCCTGGCGTCTGAGACGGGACGCCGATCTCCTGCAAACCGAACTCACAAACATTTCTGCCGGGCTAAGCGGATGCTGGGTGGAGAAAATCGACCTTCTCTGCCGGGAGCCGCGAGTGCAGGACGATCGGCCGTCCAGGGAGCCGGTGGAGGAACTTGCCTCCCTCGTCGAAAACGACGTGCTGCCGGCGTTCGGCTTTCGCGAAGAAATAAGAACTGTCGCCGAAGAACTCTTGCAGCAGCTGCCGCCTGAGTTGCGACAGACGCTGGCGCGCGATGAGGGTGCGCTTGAAGAACTGGTGATGAATGCCGGACTCATGGGAAGTGCGGATGTGCTGGCGCATCTCCACGGCGCCGCCGCGAAGGGTGGCGACTGA
- a CDS encoding MarR family winged helix-turn-helix transcriptional regulator: MKKTFEVSDKLFELYHRVHRLVNESMTEEGVSLARSKFLFFLSKLGPCRSTDIACALNFAPRTVTEAIDGLERDRLVMRKPDPEDRRAKIVSITETGRVVLEAAEHPRKQLIEEIFSALDDEQLDQLYDIVSKLVEKTDEIRKRKEEAEDAEVAVAR, translated from the coding sequence ATGAAGAAGACATTCGAAGTTTCCGACAAGCTGTTCGAACTTTATCATCGCGTTCATCGGTTGGTGAACGAGTCGATGACGGAGGAAGGCGTATCGCTTGCCCGAAGCAAGTTCCTGTTCTTTCTGAGCAAGCTCGGTCCTTGCCGATCCACGGATATCGCCTGTGCGCTCAACTTCGCGCCGCGGACCGTCACCGAGGCGATCGACGGACTGGAGCGCGACCGTCTGGTGATGAGAAAACCTGATCCGGAGGACCGTCGCGCGAAGATCGTCTCGATCACCGAGACCGGCCGGGTCGTGCTCGAAGCGGCCGAACATCCGCGCAAGCAGCTCATCGAGGAAATCTTCTCGGCGCTCGACGACGAGCAACTCGACCAGCTTTACGACATTGTCAGCAAGCTGGTGGAAAAGACCGACGAAATCCGCAAACGCAAGGAAGAGGCCGAAGACGCAGAGGTGGCCGTCGCGCGGTAG
- the hupB gene encoding DNA-binding protein HupB, whose translation MNKNELVSAVAEKAGLSKTDASSAVDAVFETIQAELKNGGDIRLVGFGNFSVTRREASKGRNPSTGAEVDIPARNVPKFTAGKGLKDAVN comes from the coding sequence ATGAACAAAAATGAGCTCGTGTCTGCCGTTGCTGAGAAGGCCGGACTTTCCAAGACCGATGCGTCTTCTGCAGTTGATGCAGTTTTCGAGACCATCCAGGCTGAACTGAAGAACGGTGGCGATATCCGCCTCGTCGGTTTCGGCAACTTCTCCGTGACCCGCCGCGAAGCCTCGAAGGGCCGCAACCCGTCCACGGGCGCGGAAGTCGACATCCCGGCCCGCAACGTGCCGAAGTTCACGGCCGGCAAAGGCCTCAAGGACGCTGTCAACTAA
- the lon gene encoding endopeptidase La, whose protein sequence is MTNKTSSATESATYPVLPLRDIVVFPHMIVPLFVGREKSIRALEEVMGTDKQIMLATQINATDDDPEPSAIYHVGTIANVLQLLKLPDGTVKVLVEGRARAEIDRYTQREEFYEAQARALHEPEEDPVEIEALSRSVVSEFESYVKLNKKISPEVVGVASQIEDYSKLADTVASHLSIKIVEKQEMLETTSVKMRLEKALGFMEGEISVLQVEKRIRSRVKRQMEKTQREYYLNEQMKAIQKELGDSEDGRDEMAEIEERIAKTKLSKEAREKADAELKKLRQMSPMSAEATVVRNYLDWLLGMPWGRKSKIKTDLNHAEKVLDTDHFGLDKVKERIVEYLAVQARSSKIKGPILCLVGPPGVGKTSLAKSIAKATGREYIRMALGGVRDEAEIRGHRRTYIGSMPGKIVQSMKKAKKSNPLFLLDEVDKMGQDFRGDPSSALLEVLDPEQNSTFMDHYLEVEYDLSNVMFITTANTLNIPAPLMDRMEVIRIAGYTEEEKLEIAKRHLLPKAIRDHALQPKEFSVTDDALMAVIQTYTREAGVRNFERELMKLARKAVTEILKGKAKKVEVTAENIADYLGVPRFRHGEAERDDQVGVVTGLAWTEVGGELLTIEGVMMPGKGRMTVTGNLRDVMKESISAAASYVRSRAIDFGIEPPLFDKRDIHVHLPEGATPKDGPSAGVAMATAIVSVMTGIPISKDVAMTGEITLRGRVLPIGGLKEKLLAALRGGIKKVLIPEENAKDLAEIPDNVKNNLEIIPVSRMGEVLEHALTRRPEPIEWDPANQPAPVASVDSQDEAGASIAH, encoded by the coding sequence ATGACGAACAAAACGTCCTCGGCGACTGAAAGTGCGACCTATCCGGTTCTGCCGCTGCGTGACATCGTGGTCTTCCCGCACATGATCGTGCCGCTCTTCGTCGGGCGGGAGAAGTCGATCCGCGCGCTGGAAGAAGTCATGGGCACCGACAAGCAGATCATGCTTGCCACCCAGATCAACGCCACCGACGACGATCCGGAACCTTCCGCCATCTATCATGTCGGAACCATCGCAAACGTCTTGCAACTGCTGAAGCTGCCAGACGGGACGGTCAAGGTTCTCGTCGAAGGCCGTGCGCGTGCGGAGATCGATCGCTATACGCAGCGCGAGGAATTCTATGAAGCGCAGGCCCGTGCGCTCCACGAACCGGAAGAAGATCCGGTCGAGATCGAAGCGCTGAGCCGCTCGGTGGTGTCCGAATTCGAGAGCTACGTAAAGCTCAACAAGAAGATTTCTCCCGAGGTCGTCGGCGTCGCAAGCCAGATCGAAGACTATTCGAAGCTTGCCGACACGGTCGCATCGCACCTCTCCATCAAGATCGTCGAAAAGCAGGAGATGCTGGAGACGACGAGCGTGAAGATGCGCCTCGAAAAGGCGCTCGGCTTCATGGAAGGTGAGATTTCGGTCCTGCAGGTCGAAAAGCGCATCCGTTCGCGCGTAAAGCGCCAGATGGAGAAGACCCAGCGCGAGTACTACCTCAACGAACAGATGAAGGCGATCCAGAAGGAGCTTGGCGACAGCGAGGACGGCCGCGACGAGATGGCCGAAATCGAAGAGCGCATTGCCAAGACCAAGCTGTCCAAGGAGGCGCGCGAGAAGGCCGATGCGGAACTGAAGAAGCTGCGCCAGATGAGCCCGATGTCCGCGGAGGCGACCGTCGTGCGCAACTATCTGGACTGGCTGCTTGGTATGCCGTGGGGCAGGAAGTCCAAGATCAAGACCGACCTCAACCATGCCGAGAAGGTGCTCGATACCGACCACTTCGGCCTGGACAAGGTCAAGGAGCGCATCGTCGAGTACCTGGCGGTGCAGGCGCGTTCGTCCAAGATCAAGGGCCCGATCCTGTGCCTCGTCGGCCCTCCCGGCGTCGGCAAGACCTCGCTCGCCAAGTCGATCGCGAAGGCAACGGGCCGTGAATACATTCGCATGGCGCTTGGCGGCGTTCGCGACGAGGCTGAGATCCGCGGCCACCGCCGCACTTATATCGGCTCGATGCCCGGTAAGATCGTCCAGTCGATGAAGAAGGCGAAGAAGTCCAACCCGCTCTTCCTGCTCGACGAGGTCGACAAGATGGGCCAGGACTTCCGCGGCGACCCGTCCTCGGCATTGCTGGAAGTGCTCGATCCGGAACAGAACTCGACCTTCATGGATCACTACCTGGAAGTCGAATATGACCTCTCGAACGTGATGTTCATCACCACCGCGAATACGCTGAATATTCCGGCGCCGCTGATGGACCGCATGGAAGTGATCCGGATCGCGGGTTATACCGAAGAGGAAAAGCTGGAGATCGCAAAGCGGCACCTGTTGCCGAAGGCGATACGCGACCACGCGCTGCAGCCGAAGGAATTCTCGGTGACCGACGATGCGCTGATGGCCGTCATCCAGACCTATACGCGTGAGGCCGGCGTCCGTAATTTCGAGCGCGAACTGATGAAGCTCGCCCGCAAGGCTGTGACCGAGATCCTCAAGGGCAAGGCCAAGAAGGTCGAAGTGACGGCGGAAAACATCGCCGACTATCTCGGTGTGCCGCGGTTCCGCCACGGCGAGGCCGAGCGCGACGATCAGGTCGGCGTGGTGACGGGATTGGCCTGGACCGAGGTCGGCGGCGAATTGCTGACGATCGAAGGCGTCATGATGCCTGGCAAGGGCCGAATGACGGTGACCGGCAACCTGCGTGACGTGATGAAGGAATCGATTTCGGCGGCGGCATCCTATGTCCGTTCGCGTGCGATCGATTTCGGCATCGAGCCGCCGCTCTTCGACAAGCGCGACATCCACGTGCACTTGCCCGAAGGTGCGACGCCCAAGGACGGGCCGTCGGCGGGTGTTGCAATGGCGACGGCCATTGTCTCGGTGATGACCGGCATTCCGATCTCCAAGGACGTAGCGATGACCGGCGAGATCACCCTGCGGGGTCGCGTGCTGCCGATCGGTGGTCTGAAGGAGAAGCTGTTGGCGGCTCTGCGCGGCGGTATCAAGAAGGTGCTGATCCCCGAGGAGAACGCCAAGGATCTCGCCGAGATCCCGGACAATGTGAAGAACAACCTCGAAATCATCCCCGTTTCGCGGATGGGCGAGGTGCTCGAACATGCCCTGACGCGTCGCCCCGAACCGATCGAGTGGGACCCGGCGAACCAGCCGGCGCCGGTCGCATCGGTCGATTCGCAGGACGAAGCCGGCGCTTCGATCGCGCACTGA
- a CDS encoding (R)-mandelonitrile lyase, which translates to MEIMECGSRPSVRGATEYFTGSVRQDPVLEAPEPACVRVVTVTFEPGARTAWHTHPLGQTLIVTAGRGLAQSWGGTLREIRAGDVVWFPPGEKHWHGAGPDTAMTHIAIQEALDGKVVDWLEHVTVEQYSGT; encoded by the coding sequence ATGGAAATCATGGAATGTGGATCGCGGCCTTCGGTGCGGGGCGCGACGGAGTATTTCACCGGATCGGTGCGGCAAGACCCGGTACTGGAGGCACCTGAGCCGGCGTGCGTTCGTGTCGTCACCGTGACCTTCGAGCCCGGCGCACGCACCGCCTGGCATACGCATCCGCTTGGCCAGACGCTGATCGTGACGGCTGGCCGCGGACTGGCGCAAAGCTGGGGCGGGACGCTACGCGAGATTCGCGCGGGCGACGTCGTGTGGTTTCCTCCGGGCGAAAAACACTGGCACGGCGCCGGCCCGGACACGGCGATGACCCATATCGCTATTCAGGAGGCACTCGACGGCAAAGTGGTGGATTGGCTCGAACACGTGACAGTCGAGCAGTATAGCGGAACGTGA
- a CDS encoding NADH-quinone oxidoreductase subunit A, translating into MTELLGSYVPIAIFIGIALVIGLALLVAPFAVAFKAPDSEKLSAYECGFNAFDDARMKFDIRFYLVSILFIIFDLEVAFLFPWAVSFRDMGWFGFWSMMVFLLVLTVGFIYEWKKGALEWN; encoded by the coding sequence ATGACTGAACTTCTCGGTTCCTATGTTCCGATCGCGATTTTCATTGGAATCGCTCTTGTGATCGGCCTCGCACTCTTGGTCGCCCCCTTTGCTGTTGCCTTCAAGGCGCCCGATTCGGAAAAGCTGTCGGCCTACGAGTGCGGCTTCAACGCGTTCGACGACGCCCGCATGAAGTTCGACATCCGTTTCTATCTCGTGTCGATCCTCTTCATCATCTTCGACCTGGAAGTGGCGTTCCTCTTCCCCTGGGCCGTTTCGTTCAGGGACATGGGCTGGTTCGGCTTCTGGTCGATGATGGTCTTCCTCCTGGTGCTGACGGTCGGCTTTATCTATGAATGGAAGAAGGGAGCGCTGGAATGGAATTGA